A segment of the Frankineae bacterium MT45 genome:
CGTGGCAGGACGAGTGAGAGACCGACGAGCAGCAGCCCCTCGATCGGGATCTGGAGGGCGGACGCCGGGGTGAGCTGCTCCAGACGGTTCGGAAATATCAGGGCTCCCCAGACGATGAGGAGCGCCAGCACGCTCCAGGCCAGTCGTGCCGCCGGCCGCCACCGGTCCCGGATGCTGCGCTTCGGGCTGGACGGGATCGCGGGCGCGGGTGCCGGGTCAGACATGGCTCTGCGCGCTGACCAGCAGCACCGGCGCCGGCACACCCCGATGCCGATACAGCCAGAGCACCTCCCGACCGAACGACTCGGCCAGCAACCCCAGGGACGTCAGCAGTAGCAGCACGGCAACCCCCACCGGCAGCAACTGCGGCGCGATCGCGGTGAGGAGGATTCCCTGGATCGCGGCCACCACCTTGCACCAGTAGCGCGGCGGGGCGGGTTCACGCAGCCACGGCCAGAGTGATCCCGCGGCCAGCAGCAGGTAGCGGGCCGCTCCGATCAGCAAGACCCAGCGTCCGAAGAGGCGCGCGTCGTAGCAACTGAGAGCCAGGATCAGCAGCGCGTCGGTCTCCAGATCGAATCGCGCGCCGAGCGCGGATACGGTGCCGGTGGCTCGGGCCACCCGGCCGTCGACGCCGTCCAGGATGAGCGCCACGGAGGCTAGGACGACCAACGCCTTCAGTGAGATCGCCCCGCTGATGGACGAGACGATCAGCGCACAGACCCCACCCACCAGGGCGGCCCGTAGCAGGGTTACGCGGTCGGCCGGTCCGACCGTGGTTCCGGCGCGAGCCAGCCCGGAGGCGAGTAGCCCGTTCACGACCAGGGCCACCGCAATGCCGACAAGCCAGCCGCCGAACGTCAAGCCGACGGTCAGGCTGAGCCCGGCGAGTACCGCCAATCCGGCGGCGAACCCGATGCCCAGAGCTGCTCGAACCATCAAGGTCGCACCTCCGTATAAGTGGTGTATACCGTTGATACGGAGTGTGCCCTGACTCGGTTCACTTCCGAAGGAGGGTTCGTCGATGGCGGGTAGCGCGCGGGCGTTCTGGACCACCGCGCCCGGGGTCGGCGAGATCCGCTCCGTCCCGGTTCCCGAGCCCGGGCCGGCGGACGTGCTGGTGCGGACCCTGCGATCCGGTATCAGCCGGGGGACGGAATCCCTCGTGTTTCGCGGCGAAGTGCCGGCGAGTGAGTACCTGACGATGCGAGCCCCCTTCCAGGAGGGCGACTTCCCGGGCCCGGTGAAGTACGGGTACCTGAACGTCGGGGTGGTCATCGGCGGGGTGCCGGAACTCCTCGGCCGCGAAGTCTTCTGCCTTTACCCCCATCAGACGCAGTACGTGGTCCCGGCTCGCTCCGTCGTCGCGCTGCCGGAGGGGCTTCCGACCGGGCGCGCCGTGCTGGCCGGCACCGTTGAGACCGCGGTGAACGCCCTCTGGGACTCCCCGCCGCTGATCGGCGACCGGATCTCGGTCGTCGGCGCCGGCATGGTCGGCTGCTGCCTGGCCCGGCTACTCTCCCGCGTTGCTGGAGTGCGGGTCACCCTAATCGACGTCGACGAGACCAGGGCCAAGACCGCGGCCCGGCTGGGTGTGAAGTTCGCGCTCCCCGGCGAGGCGGAGGGCGAGCAGGACGCCGTCTTCCACGCCAGCGCCAGCGCGTCCGGGCTGCAACTCAGCCTTGCACTCCTTGCGCCCGAGGCCGAGGTGATCGACCTGAGTTGGTACGGAGACCGGGAGGTGACCCTCTCCCTCGGCGGGGCGTTTCACTCCCGGAGGCTGGCGGTGCGGGCCAGCCAGGTCGGTTCCGTGGCGCCGGCCCGGCGATCCACCCGGGCCCTGCGCGACCGGTTGACCCTCGCCCTCGACCTGCTGGTCGACGATGCCTTCGACGCGCTGCTGGATGGCTCATCGCCCTTCGCCGAGCTCCCCGACTTCCTACCCCGAGTGGCCGCCTCGTCCGGTCTCTGCCA
Coding sequences within it:
- a CDS encoding CDP-alcohol phosphatidyltransferase gives rise to the protein MVRAALGIGFAAGLAVLAGLSLTVGLTFGGWLVGIAVALVVNGLLASGLARAGTTVGPADRVTLLRAALVGGVCALIVSSISGAISLKALVVLASVALILDGVDGRVARATGTVSALGARFDLETDALLILALSCYDARLFGRWVLLIGAARYLLLAAGSLWPWLREPAPPRYWCKVVAAIQGILLTAIAPQLLPVGVAVLLLLTSLGLLAESFGREVLWLYRHRGVPAPVLLVSAQSHV
- a CDS encoding Threonine dehydrogenase, which produces MAGSARAFWTTAPGVGEIRSVPVPEPGPADVLVRTLRSGISRGTESLVFRGEVPASEYLTMRAPFQEGDFPGPVKYGYLNVGVVIGGVPELLGREVFCLYPHQTQYVVPARSVVALPEGLPTGRAVLAGTVETAVNALWDSPPLIGDRISVVGAGMVGCCLARLLSRVAGVRVTLIDVDETRAKTAARLGVKFALPGEAEGEQDAVFHASASASGLQLSLALLAPEAEVIDLSWYGDREVTLSLGGAFHSRRLAVRASQVGSVAPARRSTRALRDRLTLALDLLVDDAFDALLDGSSPFAELPDFLPRVAASSGLCHTVTYEKES